The following proteins are encoded in a genomic region of Flammeovirga kamogawensis:
- a CDS encoding competence protein CoiA family protein: MITIKYAFDTTIKKLISIEEADKSHSFICNNCRQTLIPKRGRVKESHFAHKDKGTSCISITGETPAGSPTMIEMYKKFISQTKPVYKGGFNTFRSYVQFSKSYIPSSIELYQGIQLVLKEDEAIAKEVKSVFKHFQKANKLSRTKKNDDLIKSFNAVIKKNDNERIIGTFNDFVKEFHYTKGHFKYEKFDHKVLLIKKSVHWLPNVVDIDEDDKQIFIYHDNKPLPSNFYPLYQKTIAYQKNFDKAEKYFLDDVENKLQYLQNLDAKKLYFIQVIADGSTFHKIGITGRDFRSREKEIKADLKHYFNKIEISPIYIINKKSYLEYFFKMQFKQYNITAFDAKTEYFSFPDHILELISKQLKPLSSSSKRVATLEKNKTTVGRKKIEENDFISSQRTKDIISYTAFGMSVRDIAKSLNTSVQTVTKTKNLYIKQKGPLPFNYKKDELYQLIDSICLKFMQHDKKHYDLASSVILQKYQVEKLVTLFLKLVSKESVALSKEEGTFVLFISTVCSD; this comes from the coding sequence ATGATAACAATTAAATACGCTTTTGATACAACTATCAAGAAATTGATAAGTATTGAAGAAGCAGACAAGAGCCATTCCTTCATCTGTAACAACTGCAGACAAACACTGATTCCTAAACGTGGTAGAGTGAAAGAAAGTCACTTTGCACATAAGGATAAGGGTACGTCGTGTATTTCCATTACAGGAGAAACACCTGCAGGAAGTCCTACAATGATTGAGATGTATAAGAAATTTATCTCTCAAACAAAACCTGTATATAAAGGTGGCTTTAATACATTTAGAAGCTATGTACAATTTTCTAAAAGTTATATCCCCTCTTCTATTGAGCTGTACCAAGGCATACAACTAGTATTGAAAGAAGATGAAGCCATTGCTAAAGAAGTAAAATCAGTATTCAAACACTTTCAAAAAGCCAACAAACTATCAAGAACAAAGAAAAATGATGATTTAATAAAGAGTTTCAATGCTGTAATTAAGAAGAATGATAACGAACGTATCATAGGTACTTTCAATGATTTCGTAAAAGAGTTTCACTATACAAAAGGTCACTTCAAATATGAGAAATTCGATCATAAGGTGCTTTTAATTAAAAAATCAGTCCATTGGCTACCGAATGTTGTTGATATTGATGAAGACGATAAACAGATATTTATTTATCATGATAACAAACCACTTCCTAGTAACTTCTATCCTCTTTACCAAAAGACAATAGCTTATCAGAAAAACTTTGACAAAGCAGAAAAATATTTTTTGGATGATGTAGAGAATAAACTTCAATACCTCCAAAACCTAGATGCTAAGAAACTCTATTTTATTCAAGTAATTGCTGATGGAAGTACCTTTCATAAGATTGGTATTACCGGCAGAGATTTCAGAAGCAGAGAGAAAGAAATCAAAGCAGACTTAAAGCATTACTTCAATAAAATTGAAATCAGTCCAATCTATATCATCAACAAGAAAAGTTACTTGGAGTACTTCTTCAAGATGCAATTTAAACAGTACAATATCACAGCCTTTGATGCTAAAACAGAGTACTTCTCTTTCCCTGATCATATATTAGAGCTTATCAGCAAACAGCTAAAACCACTTAGTAGTAGTAGTAAAAGAGTTGCCACTTTAGAAAAGAATAAAACTACCGTTGGTAGAAAGAAGATTGAAGAAAATGACTTTATATCAAGTCAAAGGACAAAAGATATTATTAGCTATACAGCCTTTGGAATGTCCGTAAGAGATATTGCTAAGTCGTTAAATACATCAGTACAAACTGTCACCAAAACCAAGAATCTATACATCAAACAAAAAGGTCCTCTCCCATTTAATTACAAGAAAGATGAATTGTATCAGCTTATTGATTCCATCTGCTTGAAGTTTATGCAGCATGATAAAAAGCACTATGATTTAGCATCTAGTGTTATTCTGCAGAAGTACCAGGTTGAGAAACTTGTTACTTTGTTTTTGAAATTGGTTTCAAAGGAAAGTGTGGCACTGAGTAAGGAAGAAGGTACTTTTGTTTTATTTATTAGTACAGTGTGTAGTGATTAA
- a CDS encoding HipA N-terminal domain-containing protein → MRQARVTYKGEEAGLLTQLDNGSFIFRYYDTWFNTSDKPAISLTLPKVKQEYRANFLFPFFYNMLPEGTNKEVVCYAMRIDKTDYFGLLLNTASNDTIGAVRVMKINTK, encoded by the coding sequence ATGAGACAAGCAAGAGTGACCTACAAAGGCGAAGAAGCAGGCCTGCTTACCCAATTAGATAACGGTTCATTCATTTTCCGCTATTATGATACATGGTTTAATACATCTGATAAACCTGCAATCAGTCTTACACTCCCAAAAGTTAAGCAAGAATATAGAGCCAATTTTTTATTCCCATTTTTCTATAATATGCTACCAGAAGGAACTAACAAAGAAGTGGTATGTTATGCTATGCGCATTGACAAAACGGATTATTTTGGGTTATTACTAAATACGGCTTCAAATGATACTATTGGTGCTGTTAGAGTCATGAAAATAAATACGAAATGA
- a CDS encoding agmatine deiminase family protein gives MVTDFEVSKVYVSDILSRKDEFQPIFAELKSILERHKVSLIRLPKTKDIWARDYMPVQVSNSKFVEFRYDPDYLQGARKGYRNLKSYPDIICDEIGLSTVKTDIILDGGNMVKSKRTLIMTDKIFHENRNDYTKKELQRQLHSLFEIENIITIPQDPLDKYGHTDGMLRFITEDTVLVNPFYENDKTIVSVLNKTKLSTEFLKYDVKKLDKRSWAYMNFLQTKDLILLPKFNIEEDNLALEQMRKFYPNYKVEQIEMINIVKYGGALNCITWTTL, from the coding sequence ATGGTTACTGACTTTGAAGTAAGTAAAGTTTATGTTTCTGATATTTTATCAAGAAAAGATGAGTTCCAACCCATTTTTGCTGAACTAAAATCAATATTAGAGAGACATAAAGTATCACTTATACGATTACCTAAAACGAAAGATATTTGGGCTAGAGACTATATGCCAGTACAGGTTTCTAATAGCAAATTTGTGGAGTTTAGATATGATCCTGATTATTTACAAGGAGCTAGAAAAGGGTATAGAAATCTAAAGTCTTATCCTGATATCATATGTGATGAAATAGGTTTATCTACTGTAAAAACGGATATCATTCTTGATGGTGGAAATATGGTGAAGTCAAAAAGAACCCTGATAATGACAGATAAAATATTTCACGAGAATCGGAATGATTATACCAAAAAGGAATTGCAGAGACAATTACATTCTTTATTTGAAATTGAAAATATCATCACAATACCACAAGATCCTCTTGATAAATATGGGCATACTGATGGTATGTTGAGGTTTATCACTGAAGATACAGTATTAGTAAACCCTTTTTATGAGAATGATAAAACAATCGTCTCTGTTTTAAATAAGACGAAGTTAAGTACAGAATTTTTAAAATATGATGTAAAAAAACTTGATAAAAGGAGTTGGGCGTATATGAACTTCTTACAAACAAAAGATCTAATTCTACTTCCTAAATTTAATATTGAAGAAGACAATTTAGCTCTTGAGCAAATGAGAAAGTTCTATCCTAATTATAAAGTTGAACAAATAGAAATGATAAACATTGTAAAGTATGGAGGTGCTTTGAATTGTATTACTTGGACAACACTATAA
- a CDS encoding replication initiation protein, which translates to MNAQDIVKKHSKLILYNETKGLSAVEQKLFIYCIAKAVRANDIDTFHSISIREFTGKKNPSIYDYRKAKKALFALQQMKPLYVELDGKFKSIVIFPTLQGDARSIDNDKDIDKIELAYKLNDELKPLIIDLKEAYTEYLYSTVSKMKSSFAIRLYEILLQQAKFNKPYSITVDNLKIKFGIQDVKTYGTYSQFKRAVIEKSISEINEKTDISGYYEEEKQGKKVYKLTFFFTLDSTHKEEEADILALSPEELLVYNVLPDEKTKQTYLKQIGKLPKTSSNTKDVQTDEIITKKAPTQQTLFDESTPSVSPEFKEKLDKLSMRLGEIGLEKSVIKVALNKYTENPTWKIWPEVNNVRMAIKDGKDFPNKHTLKKVINEG; encoded by the coding sequence ATGAATGCACAGGATATAGTAAAAAAACATAGTAAACTCATATTGTACAACGAAACAAAGGGTTTATCAGCAGTGGAACAGAAACTGTTTATCTATTGTATTGCTAAAGCAGTAAGGGCAAATGATATAGATACGTTTCATTCTATTAGCATTCGTGAATTTACAGGAAAGAAAAATCCTAGTATATATGACTATCGTAAAGCAAAGAAAGCTCTTTTTGCATTACAGCAAATGAAGCCATTGTATGTTGAATTAGATGGTAAGTTTAAGTCTATAGTGATCTTTCCAACCCTTCAAGGGGATGCTAGGAGCATAGACAACGATAAAGACATAGACAAGATAGAATTAGCCTATAAGCTTAATGATGAGTTAAAACCGCTTATTATAGACCTTAAGGAAGCATATACAGAATACCTATATTCTACAGTGAGTAAGATGAAGTCTTCTTTTGCAATTAGACTTTATGAAATCCTTTTACAGCAAGCTAAATTTAATAAACCATATTCCATTACAGTAGATAACCTTAAGATCAAATTTGGTATTCAAGATGTTAAAACTTATGGTACGTATTCTCAGTTTAAACGTGCTGTTATAGAGAAATCTATCAGTGAAATTAATGAGAAAACAGACATTAGTGGATACTATGAAGAAGAGAAACAAGGTAAAAAGGTGTATAAACTAACGTTCTTTTTTACGTTGGATAGTACACATAAAGAAGAAGAAGCAGATATTTTAGCACTTTCTCCAGAAGAATTACTTGTTTATAATGTATTACCTGACGAAAAGACAAAACAGACTTACTTAAAGCAAATAGGGAAGCTACCTAAAACGTCAAGTAATACTAAAGATGTACAAACTGACGAAATAATAACAAAGAAAGCTCCAACACAGCAAACTCTTTTTGATGAAAGTACACCGAGTGTATCACCAGAGTTTAAAGAGAAATTAGATAAACTGTCTATGAGGCTAGGGGAGATTGGTTTAGAGAAAAGTGTTATAAAAGTAGCCTTGAATAAATATACTGAAAACCCAACATGGAAAATTTGGCCAGAAGTGAATAACGTAAGAATGGCTATTAAGGATGGTAAAGACTTTCCTAATAAGCATACTTTGAAGAAGGTGATTAATGAGGGGTAG
- a CDS encoding AAA family ATPase, whose product MSTLIDNIKYFRKEKGLSQKEVAAKSEISLATYQRIEQGTTDVGMTDLSKISDVLGIGVDTLMKRRCTIITLANTKGGSGKTTMAIHISKQLKLLTGKKVLAFDTDIQESLSNVHSDDSIVDLVTFDHTKKFVSKESSIRTQLVNLSKEYDYIIIDTAGSFESFTFLSAIIEMSNILIVPFQLTRMSISGTEFIEELIVETNAHRSEQGKLPTKAVAVATMVNKRANEVKILKDIEFEGINVLTNVISNSVEYSRTDDLSTSFTNASIKKEFDKFMDELEKYTGLSN is encoded by the coding sequence ATGAGTACATTAATAGATAACATTAAATATTTTAGAAAAGAAAAAGGACTATCTCAAAAAGAAGTTGCGGCGAAATCAGAAATTTCCTTAGCAACTTACCAGAGAATAGAACAAGGAACTACTGATGTAGGGATGACTGACCTTTCTAAAATTTCGGACGTACTGGGAATAGGTGTAGATACACTAATGAAAAGGCGTTGTACCATAATTACATTAGCAAATACTAAAGGTGGTAGTGGAAAGACTACTATGGCAATACATATATCAAAACAATTAAAATTACTAACGGGCAAAAAGGTGCTTGCGTTTGATACAGATATTCAGGAATCATTATCAAATGTACATTCTGACGATAGTATAGTTGATTTGGTAACTTTTGATCACACAAAGAAATTTGTGAGTAAGGAATCTTCTATCAGAACTCAATTGGTCAATCTTTCTAAGGAATACGACTATATTATTATTGATACTGCAGGTTCGTTTGAATCTTTTACTTTCCTATCTGCAATTATTGAAATGTCTAATATTCTAATTGTTCCTTTTCAATTAACACGTATGTCTATTTCAGGTACTGAGTTTATTGAGGAATTGATTGTTGAAACAAATGCTCATAGAAGTGAGCAAGGTAAGCTACCTACTAAAGCGGTAGCTGTTGCCACAATGGTTAATAAGAGAGCAAACGAAGTAAAGATATTAAAGGATATTGAGTTTGAAGGAATAAATGTACTAACCAACGTAATTAGTAATTCTGTAGAGTATAGTAGAACAGATGATTTATCTACTTCATTTACAAATGCATCAATAAAAAAAGAATTTGATAAATTTATGGATGAGCTAGAGAAATATACTGGTTTATCTAATTAA
- a CDS encoding helix-turn-helix domain-containing protein: MHFSELIKTIKNRRETLQVNQEMLAELSGVGLRTLKQFESGKGNPTLKTVSKLADALGLELSLKVKTLHH; encoded by the coding sequence ATGCACTTTTCAGAATTAATTAAAACGATAAAAAATCGTAGAGAAACACTGCAAGTAAACCAAGAAATGCTAGCAGAATTATCAGGAGTAGGTTTAAGGACCTTAAAACAATTTGAAAGTGGGAAAGGTAATCCTACATTGAAAACTGTCAGTAAATTAGCAGATGCACTGGGGTTAGAGTTATCATTAAAAGTAAAAACACTTCATCATTAA
- a CDS encoding 3'-5' exonuclease family protein: MENKILVVDIETTGFLNQGGHIAEIGIVELDLQTGAKEIIFDEVCHEKGMTLESVQNSWIVSNGFMTVEEIRHSKNLEVYRSQLQDIFNQYRTGATAYNRSFDFDFLESRRFQFPAKLPCPMELSTDICKVSWNDYYQKWKWPKVEEAYDFFFPDNDYTELHRGADDAFHEADIVMELYRRGVLEV; the protein is encoded by the coding sequence ATGGAAAATAAGATACTAGTAGTAGATATTGAAACAACAGGATTCCTTAATCAAGGTGGTCATATTGCTGAAATTGGTATTGTAGAATTGGATCTCCAAACAGGAGCTAAAGAGATAATATTTGATGAAGTTTGCCACGAGAAAGGAATGACTTTGGAGAGTGTTCAAAATAGTTGGATAGTAAGTAATGGTTTTATGACTGTGGAGGAAATTAGACACAGCAAAAACTTGGAAGTATACCGTAGTCAACTTCAAGATATTTTTAATCAGTACCGCACAGGAGCAACAGCTTATAACCGATCTTTTGATTTTGATTTCTTGGAAAGTAGACGTTTTCAATTTCCTGCAAAGCTTCCTTGTCCAATGGAGCTATCAACAGATATTTGTAAGGTATCTTGGAATGACTACTACCAAAAATGGAAATGGCCGAAAGTAGAAGAAGCTTATGATTTTTTCTTTCCTGATAATGATTATACTGAATTACATAGGGGAGCAGATGATGCTTTTCATGAAGCAGATATTGTAATGGAATTGTATAGGAGAGGAGTTTTGGAGGTTTAA
- a CDS encoding type II toxin-antitoxin system HipA family toxin: MNLPTIQFCPGTLKPGNQTYSSTALRRVFNGKKVSHLLPYASPASNEVTNELFENNQKRMSISGVQEKFSVLLEINKLRLINEGEQGQYILKPKPNAGKNPEQMPANEHLTMQIARQVFNIETAENALIFFNDGEPAYITKRFDVINDSTKWAQEDFASLSQRMPQTHGENYKYLGNYFQLFELLKKYVPAYHVEAPKLFQLILFNYLMSNGDAHFKNFSLIETQFGDFKMSPAYDLLNSRIHIADKDFALEEGLLPPSQTKGKIHEQFYKLGKIAGIKIQIIDNIFSLMRSKKEEVLVLINQSYLSEKLKRNYEQAYLTRLKKLNRN, encoded by the coding sequence ATGAATTTACCTACTATACAATTTTGTCCAGGTACGTTAAAACCAGGAAACCAAACCTACTCATCAACAGCACTGAGACGTGTTTTTAATGGAAAAAAAGTAAGTCATTTACTTCCTTATGCATCACCTGCATCAAACGAAGTGACTAATGAGCTATTTGAAAATAATCAAAAGAGAATGTCTATTTCAGGCGTACAAGAAAAGTTTTCAGTTTTATTGGAAATAAATAAACTTCGACTAATAAATGAAGGTGAACAAGGACAATATATTCTTAAACCTAAACCCAATGCAGGTAAAAATCCTGAACAAATGCCAGCAAATGAACACTTAACCATGCAAATAGCTAGGCAAGTTTTTAATATAGAAACTGCAGAGAATGCACTAATTTTTTTTAACGATGGAGAACCTGCTTATATCACAAAACGATTTGATGTTATAAATGACAGTACAAAATGGGCACAAGAAGATTTTGCTTCCTTATCACAAAGAATGCCTCAAACACATGGAGAAAATTATAAATATTTAGGTAATTATTTTCAATTGTTTGAACTACTCAAAAAATATGTCCCTGCATATCATGTCGAGGCTCCAAAGTTGTTCCAACTAATACTATTTAACTATTTGATGTCTAATGGAGATGCTCATTTTAAAAATTTTTCTCTCATTGAAACTCAATTTGGAGATTTCAAAATGAGCCCTGCTTATGACTTACTTAATAGTCGCATACATATAGCAGATAAAGATTTTGCCCTTGAGGAAGGGTTATTACCTCCTTCTCAGACAAAAGGAAAAATTCATGAGCAATTTTATAAACTTGGTAAAATTGCAGGAATTAAAATACAGATTATTGATAATATTTTCTCACTGATGAGATCTAAAAAGGAAGAAGTTTTAGTTTTAATTAATCAATCATATCTATCAGAGAAACTAAAGCGAAATTATGAACAAGCCTATTTAACTCGATTGAAAAAACTAAATAGAAATTAA
- a CDS encoding ParB/RepB/Spo0J family partition protein: MANLNINTNRKKKNRTVFDRAAQNEASIDRNNYIERNGIVILPELESYIRKQDVEEAELFRESIETEGIREPLLLVNIPGHDNLLIDGHHRYKASENSPTVPVKYITSLNTLDEVKVWMLKNQLGRRNLKDFERIELSEKLLSFNAKLGIEKRVQNASKNESANLHFRNEEESASPKKIDHTQNIADTANTSRRNTAKALKIIREAPEELKDLVRSGERSIHSAYQEITKKAKAEKVEKTPKVNLKETSLQEKLNDSSNEITAKGKINTLDNTYLSFKNSLSKGNKELAKTELDNMIHLINELKANL; this comes from the coding sequence ATGGCAAATCTTAATATAAATACGAACCGTAAGAAAAAGAATAGAACAGTATTCGATAGGGCTGCCCAAAATGAAGCCTCTATTGATCGTAATAACTATATAGAAAGAAATGGAATCGTAATTCTTCCAGAGTTAGAATCTTATATCAGAAAACAAGATGTTGAAGAAGCTGAATTGTTTCGTGAATCTATAGAAACTGAAGGAATTAGAGAACCGCTTTTGTTGGTGAATATTCCTGGTCATGATAATCTATTGATTGATGGTCACCATAGATATAAAGCTTCTGAGAACTCCCCTACTGTTCCGGTTAAATACATTACTTCGCTAAACACTTTAGATGAGGTAAAAGTATGGATGCTTAAAAATCAGTTAGGACGTAGAAACTTAAAGGATTTTGAGCGTATTGAATTATCAGAAAAGTTATTGAGTTTTAATGCAAAACTTGGTATAGAAAAGCGAGTGCAAAATGCTTCAAAAAACGAAAGTGCAAATTTGCACTTTCGAAATGAGGAAGAAAGTGCAAGCCCTAAAAAAATAGATCATACTCAGAATATTGCAGATACAGCCAATACATCAAGAAGAAATACAGCAAAAGCTCTTAAGATTATCAGAGAAGCACCTGAAGAATTAAAAGACCTGGTTCGCTCTGGAGAAAGATCAATTCATAGTGCATATCAAGAAATTACTAAGAAAGCGAAAGCTGAAAAAGTAGAGAAAACGCCAAAGGTTAATTTAAAAGAAACATCTCTTCAAGAAAAATTGAATGATTCTTCTAATGAAATTACAGCAAAAGGAAAAATTAATACTTTAGATAATACTTATCTATCATTTAAGAACTCTCTATCAAAAGGAAATAAAGAACTAGCGAAAACAGAGCTAGATAATATGATTCATTTAATTAATGAATTGAAAGCCAACCTTTAG